A genomic region of Papaver somniferum cultivar HN1 chromosome 7, ASM357369v1, whole genome shotgun sequence contains the following coding sequences:
- the LOC113295961 gene encoding double-stranded RNA-binding protein 4-like, with protein sequence MSPFFLIVPLFDQLPLSDRVLSDHPSDLSEDKGHVPSSNCSGLPDYKNCLITYAQQSAVALPVYETIHGGFRCTVYLDGEAYRSVNTFGNPEDAEQDASKLALESIAEKIKEECIAIINKDSVYCKSILDEYAAKMKLPLPTYTTTRLELLTFISSVVFDGKTYIGHLSKYKKDAEQLAVINSILGMHASYTKSISLLG encoded by the exons ATGTCACCCTTCTTTCTTATCGTCCCATTGTTTGACCAGCTCCCTttgtctgaccgagtgctttctgatcaTCCGTCCGACttgtcagaggataagggtcacgtcCCATCCAGCAACT GTTCAGGGCTTCCAGATTATAAGAATTGTTTGATTACATATGCACAGCAATCAGCTGTAGCGTTACCTGTTTATGAGACTATTCATGGAGGATTCAGATGTACCGTCTATTTGGACGGAGAAGCTTATAGGTCAGTTAACACATTTGGGAATCCAGAAGATGCAGAGCAGGATGCTTCGAAATTGGCCTTGGAGTCTATTGCCGAGAAGATAAAAGAAGAATGTATCGCCATAATCAACAAG GACTCAGTATATTGCAAATCCATCCTCGATGAATATGCAGCCAAGATGAAACTACCATTACCTACATATACAACCACCCGACTGGAGCTTCTTACCTTCATCTCTTCTGTAGTATTTGATGGCAAAACTTACATTGGTCATCTTTCCAAATACAAGAAAGATGCAGAACAGTTGGCAGTTATCAATTCTATACTCGGTATGCATGCTTCTTATACAAAATCTATTAGCTTGCTTGGATAG
- the LOC113295960 gene encoding uncharacterized protein LOC113295960 codes for MRKMQEHFIALEEIQEESRDRGVQEASATPKSTSDDVQRRPGKRLSPPTRGNGNKEWVAKGKRPRHEARTYTYLNAPLEEIFKEIEKRNDIIYPASRAIQFEETKDHPKCCHYHQYRGHSTNNCREVKDIVQHLIRDGYLRQFIRHPAQETAMPDAPVHQVRIDRSTQFVNTISHSATQEYNLNPGIMSRIHKRDHNGKEIFSVAKTLPMEPWMVQPIIFSAQDVPMNGQAHSDPLVITLLIEEWGVRRILVDSGSSVEVLFYDTFKRMKLSDDILVPSTYCIYGFNGTVTIPKG; via the coding sequence atgaggaaaatgcaagagCATTTCATCGCCCTAGAAGAAATTCAAGAGGAATCAAGGGATAGGGGAGTGCAAGAGGCTAGCGCAACACCCAAGTCGACATCGGACGACGTTCAAAGACGGCCTGGGAAGAGACTGAGCCCACCTACACGAGGAAATGGGAATAAGGAATGGGTAGCCAAAGGAAAGAGGCCGAGGCACGAGGCGAGAACATACACTTATTTGAAtgctccactagaagaaatcttcaaagagatCGAAAAAAGGAATGACATCATATACCCAGCATCAAGAGCGATACAGTTCGAGGAGACCAAGGATCACCCGAAGTGTTGCCATTATCATCAGTATCGAGGCCACTCTACAAATAACTGCCGAGAAGTAAAAGACATCGTGCAACACCTTATTCGAGATGGTTACCTGAGACAATTCATCCGACACCCAGCACAGGAAACCGCTATGCCAGATGCACCTGTTCATCAGGTCCGAATCGACAGATCCACTCAGTTTGTCAACACGATTTCGCATTCAGCCACTCAAGAGTACAATCTGAACCCTGGTATCATGTCTAGAATCCACAAAAGGGACCATAACGGGAAAGAAATTTTCAGTGTAGCAAAGACTTTGCCGATGGAACCTTGGATGGTGCAACCTATCATTTTCTCGGCTCAGGATGTCCCAATGAACGGCCAGGCTCACAGTGATCCCTTGGTCATCACTTTGCTGATTGAGGAATGGGGGGTAAGAAGGATACTGGTAGATAGTGGGAGCTCAGTCGAAGTACTCTTCTACGATACGTTCAAGAGGATGAAGCTATCAGATGATATACTCGTCCCATCAACATATTGTATCTACGGCTTTAATGGGACCGTAACCATCCCAAAGGGCTAA